From the Niveibacterium microcysteis genome, the window TTATCCGCGCCCGACGCGCCCCGCGAGCGCCCCAGCTGCGCGGCGCGACCGCCAGGCGGAAGAACAGGCTGCGGAGCTGGCCCGCCAGGCCGCTGAGGCGGCTGCGGCCGAGAAGGTGCGTGCGCTGGAAGCTGCCAACGCCAAGATGGCCGACGAAATGGGTGCGATCCGCGGCATGATCGAACGCCAGCTGGCCGGGTTCGCCTGGGGTGAGCTCACCCGCGGGGCGCCGGTGCGCGCGCAGATTATGAGCGAACTGCTGGAAGCGGGTTTTTCCGCACAGCTCTCACGCGAGCTGACCGAGGTGGTGCCGGTCGATGTCAGCGCGGATCAGGCGCGCAGCCTGGTTCGCAACCAGATCGGGCGCCGCATGCTGACGCTCGAATCCGAGGCTGATCTGATCGAGCGCGGCGGTGTCTATGCGCTCGTGGGGCCCACCGGTGTGGGCAAGACGACGACCGCAGCCAAGCTTGCCGCACGCTGCGTGGTGCGCCACGGCGCCGATCGCCTTGCGCTGATCACCACTGACGGCTACCGGATCGGCGCGCACGAGCAGCTGCGCATTTACGGTCGCATCCTTGGCGTGCAAGTTCATACGGTGCGCGATGCGTCCGAACTTCGCCGCACACTCCAGGATCTCGCGGGCAAGCACATGGTGCTGATCGACACGATCGGCATGAGCCAGCGCGACAAGATGGTTGCCGAGCAGGCCGCGATGCTATCGGGCGCTGGCCATGTTCGCCGGCTGTTGCTGCTGAATGCGACGAGCCGCGGCGATACGCTGGAAGATGTGGTGCGCGCCTACGAGGGCCCGGATCTCGCCGGTTGCATCCTGAGCAAGACCGACGAGGCCGCATCGCTGGCGCCGGCGCTTGACGTGGTGATCCGCCACGAACTGCGTGCCTACTACATTGCAAACGGCCAGCGCGTGCCGGAAGACCTGCATCTGCCAAATCGTGCGTGGCTGACGCACCGTGCGCTGCGCGAACTGGCGCCTGATTCGCCTTTCCGTCTGACGCCCGAAGATGCCGGCCTGCTCAGCTCGGCCCCACGCAACCGCGACAACGACGGAGCGCGCGCATGAAACCCGGATTCGAGGATCAGGCTGCTGGCTTGCGTCGCCTGCTGCGCCGCGCGCCACCTCAAGTGGTCGCGGTGAGCGCCTTCGGTGCCGGTGCGATGCATTGGCTGGCGGGGCAGGCGCTGACGCGCGCACAAGGCGGCCGCCAGGTAACGGTGTTCGACGAGATGGCAAGCTGCGGCAACCTCGCCGACGCGCTCGGCGCTGCGGCGCGTTTCGATCTCTTGCAGGCGGTGGAGCGCCATGTATCGCTTGAGGCTGCGCGCGTCGAGGCCGGGCCGGGGCTGTCGCTGTATTCGTCGGCGCGCCTGGCACGGGCCCTGAATGGCGCCGACCGGGTGTTGAGCGAGCGTTTCGCCGAAACCTGCCGCGCCTTGCAGCGTGGCTGCGATCTCTGGTTGATCCACGCACGGGCCGACGAGCGCCGTAGCCTCTCGCCGCTCGCCAGTGCGGCGCACCGGATGGTTGTCGTGGTCGACGGCTCGCCGCGGGCGATCACCGAAGCCTACGCGCTGATCAAGCATTTGGATGGTGGTCCTTGGCCGCAGATCGACCTGGCTCTGGCAAATCCCCGTGACCAGGACGAGGCAGAGGCCCTGTTGGCCAACCTGATCCTGGTCGGGCATCGGCAAACGAGCCTCGCGCTGCGTCGCGTGAAGGGATTGGATGCTTGTGCGGCAGCCGCCGCGGCAGCATCTGACACTACGACGGACGGCGTGTTTCTGGATCGTGTTCTCGGCTTGGCGCGGCGAAGGCAGCGCACCTCGATGGCGCTGGCGCTGTGAGCCAGAAGAAAAAATCCTGAAATAGGGCTCAATTTCCCTCTCAGGCGGCCGATAGTGTGAGTAGTGACGGCAGGGAGGCTTCGTCCGAAGCCTCGAACGAGACCGTAGAAGAGAGAGTCACACGATGTACACCGCATCGGGAACGCTAGACAAGAACCAACTCGTCACGCAGTACGTTCCACTGGTGAAGCGAATTGCGTATCACCTGATGGCCAAACTGCCGGCGAGCGTGCAGGTT encodes:
- the flhF gene encoding flagellar biosynthesis protein FlhF gives rise to the protein MINVKRYYGRTARDALRLVKEELGNDAVVLSNRAVDGGVEILALPSEEVGAVQAGIRAQTRAAAAPPAPAPTAAPIRVEPPQPRAAAPRMQAPASDDADFRVSLSTRVARAGGGDVSLNQGLAEGVPHAVSDPHAQIRPFIPPRVDRYGRPEEPPLERTTPPENPWAQRAELRAEAADSYPRPTRPASAPAARRDRQAEEQAAELARQAAEAAAAEKVRALEAANAKMADEMGAIRGMIERQLAGFAWGELTRGAPVRAQIMSELLEAGFSAQLSRELTEVVPVDVSADQARSLVRNQIGRRMLTLESEADLIERGGVYALVGPTGVGKTTTAAKLAARCVVRHGADRLALITTDGYRIGAHEQLRIYGRILGVQVHTVRDASELRRTLQDLAGKHMVLIDTIGMSQRDKMVAEQAAMLSGAGHVRRLLLLNATSRGDTLEDVVRAYEGPDLAGCILSKTDEAASLAPALDVVIRHELRAYYIANGQRVPEDLHLPNRAWLTHRALRELAPDSPFRLTPEDAGLLSSAPRNRDNDGARA
- a CDS encoding MinD/ParA family ATP-binding protein, whose translation is MKPGFEDQAAGLRRLLRRAPPQVVAVSAFGAGAMHWLAGQALTRAQGGRQVTVFDEMASCGNLADALGAAARFDLLQAVERHVSLEAARVEAGPGLSLYSSARLARALNGADRVLSERFAETCRALQRGCDLWLIHARADERRSLSPLASAAHRMVVVVDGSPRAITEAYALIKHLDGGPWPQIDLALANPRDQDEAEALLANLILVGHRQTSLALRRVKGLDACAAAAAAASDTTTDGVFLDRVLGLARRRQRTSMALAL